In the Phenylobacterium soli genome, GCCGATCTCCGTCGACACGCCGGCCGACCTGAAGGCCGCCCAATCCTTCGCCCAACGGCACGCCGGGAAGATCCCATGACCAAGCCGCGCATCGCCTTCCAGGGCGAGCTCGGGGCCAACAGCCACGAAGCCTGTTCGACCTATTTCCCGGACTACGAGCCCGTTCCGCACGCCAGCTTCGAGGACGCCTTCGAGGCGGTGAAGTCGGGCGCCTGCCAGCTCGGCATGATCCCGGTGGAGAACTCCATCGCCGGCCGGGTGGCGGACGTGCACCACCTCCTGCCCTCGTCGGGGCTGAAGATCATCGGCGAGCGGTTCAAGCCGATCCACTTCCAGCTGATGGCCAATCCGGGCGTGACGCTGGACGAGGTGAAGACGGCGATGTCGATGCCGATCGCCCTCGGCCAGTGCCGCAAGACGATCCGCCGGATGAAGCTGAAGACCGAGGCGACCGGCGACACGGCCGGGGCCGCCAAGCTGCTCGCCGAGCATCCCGACCGGAGCAAGGCGGCGGTGTCGCCGGCGCTGGCCGCCGAGATCTACGGCCTCGATATCCTGATGCGGGACATCGAGGACGAGCACAACAACACCACGCGCTTCCTGGTGATGACGGCCGAGGCCAATCCGCCGCCGCCACCCTTCACCAGCCCCTGCATCACGAGCTTCATCTTCCGGGTCCGTAACCTGCCGGCGGCGCTCTACAAGGCGCTCGGCGGCTTCGCGACCAACGGCGTCAACATGACCAAGCTCGAGAGCTACATGGAGAACGGCGCCTTCACGGCGACCTTCTTCTACGCCGAGGTGGACGGCCGCCCGGAAGACCGGGGCCTGGCCCTGGCCTTCGAGGAGCTGCGGTTCTTCTCCGAGCGCTTCGAGATCCTCGGGGTCTATCCGGCCGATCCGTTCCGCGCCGCGCGCGCCTAGCCCTCTTCGGCCCAGGCCTTGATGAGCTGGTGGGCGATGGCCATCGGCGTCGG is a window encoding:
- a CDS encoding prephenate dehydratase, with the protein product MTKPRIAFQGELGANSHEACSTYFPDYEPVPHASFEDAFEAVKSGACQLGMIPVENSIAGRVADVHHLLPSSGLKIIGERFKPIHFQLMANPGVTLDEVKTAMSMPIALGQCRKTIRRMKLKTEATGDTAGAAKLLAEHPDRSKAAVSPALAAEIYGLDILMRDIEDEHNNTTRFLVMTAEANPPPPPFTSPCITSFIFRVRNLPAALYKALGGFATNGVNMTKLESYMENGAFTATFFYAEVDGRPEDRGLALAFEELRFFSERFEILGVYPADPFRAARA